The Leishmania donovani BPK282A1 complete genome, chromosome 2 genome includes the window gACGATGAGTGCGGCCACGGTGGCCTCCTGCATCTTCTCACGCACCGcgtgcagcacggcagcgccagaaGCCTTCATTATCATAGAATGTCGAGGGGCTGTGATTGTGCGTGTTTGGAAGACGCGGCACTGGTGTGTTGCTCTCGCCTAGAAGTGAATAAAGACGCGTGGAGTCTCGAATCGAGCGCGCAGAGGGTGACAAATCGTCGCTCTTAGGAACGTGCCCGTCGAGTCTCTTACCAGGTGCAGGAAagtgggggggaggggggacacCGGGCAGTAGTGCGTGGATCGAAAAGTGCTTAGAGGGTGGGGAGCGTAGGAGGGCGGTAAAacaccacgcacacaacacTGCGGGACTGTCACAGGGGAAGGATAAGGTTAAGTGAGTGAAGGACTACCGCTTCGATCTCTCACTTGCACGCAAAGTCGTGACAGAAAGAAAATGTTTGGCAGAGGAGGATAGTTCGGAAGGCATGCTGGCAAGCAAAGTCACGCACCTCTTCGCTTCGGTCTTTTCCTATGTGACCGGGTGTGGAGAAAACGcaggtggagggagggggcaccgccacggcagcgctggatGCCCACGACTGTGATGCGCTCTCGTGTTTCCTATATTATGCACCATCAGTAGACCGACTGAGAGTGGAAAGTGTTGAACATCTCGACGTACTCCTGCGCGTCGGAGCCGGGctcatgcgcagcagctggaaCTCGTGCATCTCGTTGTGAGTAGCATCATCGCCTTTCGCGTGAGAGAAGTGGAACGCCCGTTCCACAAAGTTATCTCTCTCGTCATCGAGCACGCTGCGGCTCCACAGCGAAGGATAGGCGGCCCGGAAGGCTTCACTGCAGAACTCGTTGTGCCACTCCAGAGCTCCGGCTTGAGGCATGCGGAAGGACGGGAAAGAACAAGGAGgcgtgcgcgacggcgtAACGACTTTCCTTTCACGGTGCGGGGAGAAGGGGCCAAGAAGAGATGTGTATATACACATAGAAGTGTGTAgtagaggggaggggggccgaGCGCCGGGCCAGCAGAGGCTCTGCCGTTCGCCTCCTGTGGCATATCATCGTTCTCCCCCATTCGGGAGTGTGGCGCGGCTTTGATAGTGCTTGCGTGTATGCTCTTCAGTGAAGCAGGGCACATAGCAAAAATCGGAGAAAAGAGAAGTAAGGATCAACACGAAAGCAGAGGTGCGCTGTCTTGAAAAAGATGGTGTCGGAAAGGCGGAGAAACGCACACGAAAGACCCGCCGGCTGTGGCATCTCGTCTAACTCTCGACTAAGCGACGAGGTGCGGCGTGCACGACCCCCACTTCAGGGAGCGGAAGAGGCCGAAGAACAGAAGGGAGAGCATTCCCATGCTTCGCAGAACCACGGCACCAGCACTAGCTTGCCGCCCCAGAAGCACTAGAAGCaagccggcggcgccacgcagctccacaaaaaaaaaaacgtcaAAGGATGGAAAAGTCGACGGATGCAACGTGGGTTACCGTTGTGGCCCGACGGCCTTGCAGCGGAGCGCCATCAGACGACTTCTCAGACACTCTCGTGACGCCTGTGGCCATTCTTTCGGGAGCCAGGCTTGCTGGTCTGGCGAGCAGGCAGATGTTGCAGGTGTCCAACACGCCCACTTTGCGGAAGTAAAGAgacccgcgcacacacaccaaaggCAGAACAGCacaaacagaaaagaaacgAGAGCGCGTGAGGTGACGCCGGAGACGCACTCCGTGACGCCGTGGAAGCCGCAATGAAGTCCGTGCTTGGGCGGCAAGGTGTGTGGCCATGAGCGTAAGCTCACTCGCCCCTATGCTCTCCTCTGAGTCAccaggcacacacacatggcAGTGAAACGGATAAGCTAAGCACATGAGTCATGCTGGTCAAGTGGTGTGCGCATCGTTTTGGCGTTTCCATCAACGGCGACACCAACACCAAGCAGAAGAGAGGCACAAGgctccgtggcggcggtcTTGAAGACAGAAAAATAAAGACGAGAAAAGcgcctctgccccccccccctgtaCGTGCAGCGCCGTAGGCTTGTCGCGACACAACGCCGCACCGGTGAGCTACTCGCCTCGAGTGTGCAGAAGATGAGCCGCTCCACGGACTATGTTGGGAAGCATTGAGGTTCGCTAGCGCCCCGTGTATTGATGGCTGTCGGCCATTGTTTCGATGGTTGACTGCCCTTTTGAGAATAAgaaggcagagcagcagcgctacctCGCTCTCCAACACCTCTCGTCAgaaagacggcggcgggcgcggcgcatgagtgcgtgtgcaaATGTGCACTCtgggagggggtggaagAGGCGCGAATCGCGtgagagagcgcgagagaggcgaggcagAATCGCTTCAGTCGCAATTTAGTCGCCCGCAGGTAATTGAGCGCGCCTGCATGCGTTCACGAGTAAGAACAGATCGACAAAGACAAGCCCTCCCCCTGCAGTTACGGGTTGGGAGGAGACGCAACGCGGGATTCGCAAAGAGAATGAGATGTGCACCcgcgacgcacacgcatgcataGGCGTAGTCGAGGAGGCATGTCGGGTTGAGGAGGATACGCCAGAACGCCTTCTGAGCACTCACAAGaaagccaaaaaaaaaagctctACGGTGAGGCTTCCCTTGAAGCTGAATGACGGGCGCGTCGCAaatcagcagcgacagcaagcacaagagcggcggcgccagtgcTGCCGGTCTCCTGAAGCTGAATCCGCTAACGCGCTCGCCGTTCTTACTGAGATGGATGCCGCAGTTCATGTTGGTCGGTTGGCTGACTCTGCACCCCTGCTCACATGTGAGGCAATGTCCGGTACACTTGCAGTACGCGCAGTTCTCGGTCTTGCATGGGGTGCGAGTACCATCGACGATGTAGGAACCATCCTCACACGTCGCGCACAGACTGGCGATGCAGCCCGTGCAGTGCATCGCCTTGCACTCCTTCTCCGTGCTCGACGTGCGCGTACCCTTGGCCACAATGGAGGTAGTGCTACTGCTGCTCTTgttcgaggaggagagcgtgtAGCCGTCATTGCCCAGAGTGCGAACCCTCAGTGCGCCGCAcgaacggcagcgaggaggtaAGTAATCAGGGCGTAGCTTGATCAACTGCGGTGCTAGCAGTTGTTGCAGCTCATGCGAGCGTACCTACCCTGCTGTGGGCCTGCAGATCCAGAAGGATAGAGCGCGCTGCTAGTGCAGATgatcgcggcggcagcgagcaccAAGGCGAGGAGCACATGACCGAGCGCGCGAGACTTTGACAGCGGTGGAGTtaagagaaaagagaaagtGGCCGGGGCGGAAGCATGCGCCCGcacgcggagagagagggcaaggGGAAAGAAGGAGCGTGGTGAAGCGTATACAAGAACGCTTGATGTCCGTTGGGTTAGCGCGCATGTGttgcgctggcagcgcgaGACACACGAAAGCATCAGCACCAAAGTGCGATTCGGTAGAgaacacgtacacgcacctATCCACGGACAGAGGCGCGGAAGCGCACCGCTTTCAACGTGTCCTTCTCATGTTTCGGGAGCGCACATGGGGGAGTGAGCTGGAAGGCACCATGCACAATCAGACATGgctcgccgccggcacaCAAGAAAGGCAAGCGTCTGCCCACGCGGTCTCTCGGACGGTATCCTCACTGGCGTTCTCACACAGAGAGCTcaacgcacacagacacacacgtacgcgtgCCGTGCTCATCACTCCATTCTTCCCCGCACACGGAGACTTTGCCGAGCCGCTTCCACGTCCCGTGCCTTTAGCATGCGCGGGATGCAGTGATGTTGGCGGCAGTGCCTCAGCTGAGAAAGCAAGatagcgcagcagcacaggcaTCCGCACGCACAGCCTGAGCGTGACGAAGAagcccgctgctgcatcccTGCTGAGCACCACTGCTCCTCACAGACGGAATACGGTGTGTCCGCCCCGGCCTGCTCGCTTCGTTTGCtttgggggagaggggggagaagagctTGAGgcacctcttctcctcctttaTTCTTCGTCCTTCATaaccggggggggggtgcggaGGACACACATAAGCCTCAGGGCGCGGTATCGNNNNNNNNNNNNNNNNNNNNNNNNNNNNNNNNNNNNNNNNNNNNNNNNNNNNNNNNNNNNNNNNNNNNNNNNNNNNNNNNNNNNNNNNNNNNNNNNNNNNNNNNNNNNNNNNNNNNNNNNNNNNNNNNNNNNNNNNNNNNNNNNNNNNNNNNNNNNNNNNNNNNNNNNNNNNNNNNNNNNNNNNNNNNNNNNNNNNNNNNNNNNNNNNNNNNNNNNNNNNNNNNNNNNNNNNNNNNNNNNNNNNNNNNNNNNNNNNNNNNNNNNNNNNNNNNNNNNNNNNNNNNNNNNNNNNNNNNNNNNNNNNNNNNNNNNNNNNNNNNNNNNNNNNNNNNNNNNNNNNNNNNNNNNNNNNNNNNNNNNNNNNNNNNNNNNNggggggaggggcggatTTTTGCCGTAAGGCGTGTGTCCAGCGCTTCACCTCAACGAGAGCAAAGCATGAAAGCGCGGCGGGAGGGGACGCGCGGAGCTGCGATGCGAAAGTGAGAGCAACACAGACGGACACAGAGACAGcagtacacacacactcgaagagagacgacgatggcgacgatgacgagaGAACGCCGCAGGTCGGGTTAAAAAGGGGGGGTCGACGGGCGGAACGAGAGACAACAAAGAAATAAAGCAAACAAAATGCCGGAGACTCATGTGGCCAGCGAGCACCGGGCGAGGGAGAGACCACGTGCAGGAGAATGAGGACCACCGGACAccgccacgcgcgcagacATGAAAGGGCGCCTACTTTGAGTTGCTGCTGTTTATCGGCCTTCTCCGCATCTTTTCTTTCGTCGCAGTCCCCTCACACCCTCCATTCCTCTCGCACCCACGCTGCTTGCATGCCTTCCGCCCTTCGCGTGTTTGTGTACAGCCGAGTATTGGGCAGCCGCACTACAGTCGGCTTCTCTCACAGACCGCCTCAGGGGTGCGCACGAGCGCACCCGGTGGCTGGGGCAGCGTTGCACTTCCGCCTTTCGTTATCACTCTAGCTGAGAAGGAAGACGCCCGCGATGACGAATAGTGCCAGAGCCATGAGCAGCCTCAGCTGCTCCTGAatgtggagaaggagggatGCGTTCTCGTTCTTCACGTGAAGCATCTGCGTCGTAGCTGCCTGTTTCGCGCCTGTGGCCTTTCGGTTGACGAGCGTCTTGCGCTCACTCGGCTCCAGATCGCCAACGACGTATTTGCCCATCATTTGATAGGCCGTGTCGCTGTGCCCGTTGCCCGTGAAGGCCTGCGtcgcgtcaccgccggcgctgtaGAGCAAGATGTCGCGGCCGCCGGGATGCAGGTCCAGAAACGGGGTGACATCGTACACTTTATTATGGATGACGAGCCACGCGCCGGCAGCCGACTTTTTGGCAGCGACCTGCTCCAGGGTGATGTAGCGGCGACGCTCGTTTTCGGGCAGCTCGCCAACCTTGAGCTTCTCTAGCCTGCGCATGGCTCCTCTGCTGTGGTTTACCGCCTCGAAGCCCTCCGTGGCATCGGTGCCAATGTGAGC containing:
- a CDS encoding cytochrome b-domain protein, putative encodes the protein MPAVYTRDQVAEHNSKESGWLIINNGVYDVSDFYDDHPGGRDILLAHIGTDATEGFEAVNHSRGAMRRLEKLKVGELPENERRRYITLEQVAAKKSAAGAWLVIHNKVYDVTPFLDLHPGGRDILLYSAGGDATQAFTGNGHSDTAYQMMGKYVVGDLEPSERKTLVNRKATGAKQAATTQMLHVKNENASLLLHIQEQLRLLMALALFVIAGVFLLS